TTACAATAAACGGTCACGGGATGGCAAATGCATTGAGCAGCTGGGATCGTATGACCCTCTCCCAAACATCTACAACGAGAAACTTGTCGGTTTCAACTACGACCGAATCAAGTACTGGATGGGTTGTGGGGCTCATCCAACAAAGCCTGTGGCCAAACTCTTAGGTCTTAAACTCTTAACtcttaaaatacaaatgtattttcaaatAACTATTTGTTTTATAGGGTCTTGGTGAGCATTCATATGCATGAGTGTATGGTTTATCCATTTAAGATAGTTGCTGTATTTCTTTTCCAAGTGTGAATCaggagtatgtttgtgtgtttctgaacaTTATAAATTCCAGGCCTGGCTGGATTCTTCCCCCTGCATCCCATGACAGTAACGGAGGCAGAGCGCCGAAGAAAAGCAGCATTGACAGAATCAAAAGCAGAGAGTGAAGACCAAGAAGAACAAGGAGCAGAGTAGTAAACTATTAACTGGCACTGTCTGAGCACCATATTTTCTTTTGGTTGTCAGTTCAAACAAACTCCTTACACCAAATTCATGTAAGCTTATGATTTGCATTGTCTTTCTGAATTTCCATACATTTTCGGTTGTCCATGTGCTTTATTTAGTAGCGGTCAGAAGATCTATGCATTTCGTGCTGTTTTTTGTATAAGAGAATAAAATTGTCACCAGTAATCTTTAGCATTTCaggttattttttaatcattaaacaatacataaacataaaaaacctcATTTTTTCAgggcaagttttatttttagtcaCATCAAGCAGCTAGCTGCATCCGTAGTTCCACTGGGCACATGTTTTATGTCACATGTggtttataaatatattgtacaaatacatgcagaatttgtgtttgcttttgttgtacctgaaacagtgttgcaTCCCCCCACTGTCTTTCACAACAGTCACACTTCTCTCCATTCACACTGCCTGGCTCGCCTCATGCTACTGGTTGTTATATATTTAAAGCTGGGTTTCCTAGTATCCTGGACTAAAAGTGCAAATGTTGAAATAGGAGGAGGAATGTGGTCATTGGGGATTTAttgtcaaaaaaataaatgactaatgTCTTCTGATACTGTTTTAGCAGTTATTCAGACATGAAAGCTTAAAGGTTTGGCTAGAGATGTGAGAAAAATGGCTGCGCCCTTGTAAATGTCACATTGTTGATGTCTGGTATTTCTCTGATACCAGAGAAAATCCCTCAccttttatgattttttttattgcatgcaGTGTCCAGATTTCTGAGGTATGTTTATTGAGAGATTGAATTTAGTGAAAAATAGCTAGCTACTGCCAGTTCATATGAAGTGTGCAAGATTTGTCGATAGTAACGCTATGCTTATAGCTAATATCCTTTAGGATATTGTCTATATCTTACGTATAACATATTGTATACTTGTCACTCTCAGAaactttctaaaataatttctttcttctttttttcctcagataAAACAGACTATGGTGCATCTATGTGAGTAGCTATTTAGAGTTCGATTTCCTCGAGAGAAAGCATATTA
The Electrophorus electricus isolate fEleEle1 chromosome 20, fEleEle1.pri, whole genome shotgun sequence genome window above contains:
- the LOC118240366 gene encoding 28S ribosomal protein S16, mitochondrial-like, with protein sequence MHAFLNPTASLLLKKYHGGHVVIRMALGGATNRPFYRIVAAYNKRSRDGKCIEQLGSYDPLPNIYNEKLVGFNYDRIKYWMGCGAHPTKPVAKLLGLAGFFPLHPMTVTEAERRRKAALTESKAESEDQEEQGAE